The genomic region AAAAGTGTCGTTTGCTTCTTGTGGGTTTGGTGTCAAGGGCCTCATTTCTCTGCTCTCTAATTGTCACTCTCTCCGAGACCTCACTCTCAAGCGTCTTCGCAAGCTGGACTCCCACAATGTCAACGCCCTCAATTTCAACCTATGTCAAATCCAAATCGAGCGTCTTTGTTTCAAGGATCTTCACAACACTCGCCTTTTCATCCCACTTCTCTTCTCCTCTAAGGCTTTGAAAACGCTGGTTGTGTGTAGAAGCTCAGGAAATTGGGACACAGTCCTTGAAACTAGCCTGCAAGGAAGGACAAGTAGCATTTTCGAGATCCAAATGGAGAATGTGCACATGGGTGATGCAGGTCTCTCCGCCATCTCTGCTTCTTGCCCTGACCTTCAACTTCTATACCTCAATCGAGCCCCGGATTGTACAGACAGTGGATTAAACGCCATTGCAAACTCGTGCAGGAAGCTTAAGAAGTTGCATATAGACCACGCAGGGAGTATTGGCGATGATGGGGTCTTGTCTATAGCTTCCAAGTGCTGCCAACTCCAAGAGTTGGTGCTGATGGGGCTTCCTGTAACGCTTGTGTCTCTGAATGTCCTCGCTTCAAGCTGCCCTTTACTTGAGAGAATGGCACTTTGCAACACAGAAACTATTGGGGATTCCGAGATGGCTTTCATTGCTTCAAAATTCTGTGCCTTGAAGAAGCTATGCATCAAGACTTGCCCCGTCTCTGATTCTGGGATTGAAGCTGTTGGGCAAGGGTGCCCCAAACTCGTGAAATTGAAGGTAAAGAGGTGTAGAGGGGTGACTCAGAAATGCGTTTCACGACTCAAGTTGCTCAGGACTTCTTTGGTGGTTTCGGTAGATGCTGTTTGGCCTAAGTCGTTTGATGAACAAGGAATGGTAGCAATGGTAAATGAAACTGAAACATTGCCAATGCCAAACACTAGGATGCACAGGAGTACGAGGACTGATGTTATTTGCAGCAGCAGAAGTGCTAGCTTGCTCAGCTCTAATTTATTTGGGAGAAGACCCAATTGAAGATATGTTCAAACTCATATACCATATATGATCAATACCAAACgtgcgtgtgcgtgtgtgtgtttgtgtttctacTTTTTTCTGACTCTTTGGAGTTGTATTCATACTTGTCCCTATTCCTTGTAATCTACAATTTTGTTTGATCAAATTTGTGAATTTTCCCGTACATCTGTCAGAAACGAATTGTAACATTATGCTTCACAAGATGCTTCTGCGTTTTCCTTTCAATTACACATAGTTGCGATGCTCACTAGGATAATTACTATTGCTGTTATTGGTATTATTTGAAGTGTTTGCTACTTCACAACAACAGTTTGCACACAAAGGAATTTTATActtgcaaagaaaattaatccTTTATTAATCTTATCCCGATTGTGGTTTCTTGCAGGCTTAGTGACCAATCTTGTTAAAGCATTCTTTGCACTGCACAACTTGTGTACAAAGAGGAGTTTACTCTCTACTCTCAGATGGAATTGATTATCGACTTTTTGAGGCTCTTACAACCCCATAATTGCTATCCTTGACTAGTAATGAACACCAAACTTTGGTGATGTTAACTGCTGATTGTTTTCTCAAGGAACGTGGTTTAGAACGTGAcgtttttgttttattctttgtAGAACACTACTAAAAATCCATAGCTTGAGGTTTTCAATACAAGGTGCCCAACTGCCCATGCCCATCAATGATTTGGATTTCCGCGGCTTAACCCCTAAAAATTCCAACTCAAAcaagatttaataaaaaaaaattaaaacaaaacctAGAAAACCTTAATATACAATTATACACCATAAATTTCACAATCATAGAAATGCTAACAAAGATTCTAATCCATatggtaaaaaataaatggaatatATAACAGAATTGAACATAATTAACCTGGTGTGGTGGGTTCAGTGCTCAAGCACTTTGTCCACCTCACCATAGCGCTTGAGTTCAAGTAGTGCAGAACTCATTAGCACTAGGGCCGCTGGCCAATGAGGTAATCTTGTGGTATATATTACCTAGTGGGATGTGATTTACCTCCATGATcctaccttttttattttaaaaaaacatagcTTATTTATCAAATgattcaaattttaatgtatttgaaaatctaataaagATAGTACACCAAGTGTTGAGGAGATAAATATCTTGGGGAGCTttcttgagtaattaatataacatataaaaatacaCTTTAACTCAAAAGGTCTAAGCTCAATACGTATGTGTTCAATTATATTGTACTACTGTGTAACCCCGTATATATGAACAGATACATTTAAAACCAAtcacaattacatatatataatttagaatctaattagatctAAACTCTTCTGTTTTTacattcaataatttacttgttacaaaaattaaaaggattagatggaacacatgcgcaaaattgaactccaattaaaattcaatttagaatctaattgaatttagattctttaatttttgcacttaataattcacttgacacacaaatttaaaaattagatgagatacacagtgcaaaattaaacttcaatttagaatttaattggattttctcttagttttggctattaatatatatatatatatatatatatatatatatatatatatgacttataaacttgaattgtttttagttatacaaaaaaaaaaaactcataaatataaaatcattcaaaaattatattttttatggtttacttatattggactcctcgttttttacactaaattaactcatttgatacaaaaattaaaaaacttagattagatgggacacatggcacaaaattaaactctaattgaaatccaattttttcattgaattaactcactcagcacaaaaatttaaaacttagattagatgggacacatggtataaaattagactctaatttaatttcaatttaaaatctaattggattttatttcagctttacctattattattattattattattattatagattaaCTACTCTTTCTTCTCATCATTATTCAATACTAGACTTATCACACTCATTTTGCATGTGCaataatgttcttttttttttttcttcttttttttggttcaatgttATAATGCTTAAAAGTGATTTATGAATAactgtgtattttttttattaaaaaaaagaatgaggtaAGATAACAttgaataatgtttaaaaatgagatagagaatcGTAAGAAGTTGATACCCAATAggacatttgaatttattgattgGGATAAGAATTGtcataagtaaaaaaaatttgagatttgaataaaagaaatatgATATACGTTAGTGTGGATGGATAGAGATTTGTGATAACTGTTTAGAATTtggataataaaaattttagaatgttttaaagaatttgattaaaaaaaaaaaaaaaccatagaaaTTTCAAGATAAGAATGAATAGTTATTACATGAGGtagtggggttttttttttttttttagaagaagaagaagaagtaattttgtattttgtattttgtatttttctataaagataatttaagtatttgaattcaaatagataacaaatacaGATAGGAATTAGATATTTGAAGACAAATGTGTGGTGATAataacggttttttttttccttttgtacgTGAGATAGTATTactgttttaaccatttttgcttttttgtaggaaaaaaattaaacaaaaaagtatGCTATTTCAGAATTTGTATGAAGATATTTTGGTACGCTAAAAATTGAAGACAAAACAAAGGAATCCTCTTATTAATAGTTGTCGATGccatttttatatgaaataccCAATAGTAGAAGAAGCCCAGCAATAAgggaaatggaaagaaaaagaaataagaatggTAAAAGGTAGTAAACCCAATGGGTCAACATGGCAGGAATAGCAGCCAGCAGGCCTGTGGGAAGAATAAGAGATAAAGATGAAGTAAGTGGATTGAGGAAGCCCAAGAAAAGAGGTAGCAAGCCTAATGGGCTGACATGGCAAGAATAACAGCCAGTAGACCTATGGGGAAAATAAGAGGTAAAGGTGAAGTAGTGGGTCGAGAATGTCTAAGAAAAGAGGTAGCAATCCCAATGGGCCAACATGGCAGGAATAACAACCTGCAAGCCCATGGGAAGAATAAGAGGTAAAGATGAGGCAAATGGGTCGGGAAAGTCCAAGGAAAGAGGTAATAAGCTCAATGGGCCAACATGGCCAGTAGGCCCATGGAAAGGAAGAGGAATGGCAAGAATAGGAACTCAATGGGCTACACAGGCAGAGACCCTTATCTAGACAATGCCCATTCTACGGAGGGACGAGAAAAAGATAATGCAAGCCTAAAATCTCACTCATGCCTCACGCTGCAGAATACAAACTTTACCTAGTATGTGTGGTAGAAGAATACGGTGCAGGAGTGGCAGAAATTGTGTGGGAATGAAAGAAGACAAACCTAGATGGTAGTGGCACTCGCACAAGACCCACGACATCACTTAcatgtacccagccaatacatgGGAGGTGGGCCCTCGGTCAAGAGATTCAAGAGGTGTGATTTGACGGTGGGGAGAAAAGAGATCTATTATGGGGTTCTTGCCAAGACTCTTTTCCGGAAAATGCTTTGCTAGGATGGTATTTTCCCAAAAGGGGTAAACGCAGGCTAGCACCACTTGATGCGTGCTATAGGGGTAGGTATAGAGAGCCATCAACCCTTATCTGCTGAGGGGAGGCAAGGTAGTGAGAGAAACAAAACAAGAACTTTTTCTGAAAATGGTGAGTGGTGTGGCAAGCACCCTTTAACCAGAGGTAATGGTTGACGGGCAACCAACAGGTTAATGGGTAGTCCTGGAGAGATGCCTATAAGAGACCAAAAGTGGTTGGTACAGCTTAAGAGACAAAAGTGAGAAATCATATAAATTTAAGCAAGTATAAAAGGGATAGAGGTAATCATGAATGGACACAGAGGTAGAGTGGCAAGGGGTAGACGGAGAAAGAAAACACatagagggaaaagaaaaaaaaaaaaaaaaaacttaataagaaagagaataaaaaaatcaagtggTAAGATAGAGAAAGTTATGGTAGAAATAGGAGTAGGCATCAATAGATTGACTTTTCCCTCCCCTTGACATTCCCACTCTCTTGGAACCATAATCTGGAACATAAAACCATTTAGGTCCTCTTCCCAGCACAAGTAATTTCTATAACAAAAATCTACATTGAGGTTACCTGCGTTGGGGATTGGCTCCCTTTTTTGGACCTATTCTTGCCAAACAGCCCAACCCAAGGTTGTGGAGGACGAGGCTATTCCTATTGCATCATTAGACGTCCTGTGATAGTCCCCTTTTAGTTTATATTGACAATATTAAtgttattggttttgttttagtATTACATGTCCTGTTGTAGTATTCCtatttcctttatattttttgtattagttGTTTTACTTTAACTCTGTTTATTTTGCTTACAGTTTTAGTTGCCTACTATGACTTTTTAGCTATAATGCATTGTCGTAGCATATCTTTGCTGTTATATTTCTACTGTAACAGTTATCCAACCACGATTACGCCTTGCATTTAGTCTGCGATGCCCTTAATAGCTTGTCTCGACATTGGGTGAGCCCAACTCGAGCGCAAGCTTGCCTACGGTGCAACCCAAACTAGGTCAGTCCCAACTCCCTCACTTAAGACTCACAGGCCTTAGTACGGTAGAAGGGCCAAGGCCTAAACACGCAAAAGGCCCCCATAATAGTATAGATGGGACTTCACTCACACATGTAACCCAACACCAACCAtacatcaaaatttaaaaacattaatCTCAgaataataaaccataaaacaaATTAGCCAAACTTTGGTTGCAAAATGACCAATCAATCtcaaattctatatatatagaaagcAATATGTGAAATGAAAATCattaaaacaaatcaaagaaTAAGGTTAGAGAGAAATTGAAAtatgagagacagagaaagagatGACCCTTCATTCCCCTGATAGTGGAtatagaaaagggaaaaaatgcaATAGTGAAGCTAATTTCCCCAATGCAACTTCTAAAGCCCATTGATTATAAGACATACAAAGAGAGATCATttctaaatttgaaaatatggagagagaaaaaagataaaaactagTATTCAGTGTTTACTCTTCAGCAATAAAGAGTGTAAGAAAGTAATTTCAGTAATTTGTTcaagttaaaacaaaaaaacagctTACCACGtaggatttattataaaaatgttgtagacataacacttctcttttttatatatatttttaataaagcattaaatgcaccttaATGAATGCCTTTAGAGAGCACTACAAATGAGTTAACAAAAGCACTTATAGCACTCATTAACAAAAACCTATTAAATAAGTGAGTTATTACCTAATTATAACGGTGGATTTAAGAAAATTAGTGAATTTGGGTAGGTTTGGCCAAACCTTACAATTACCACTTAATGTGAGATGTAAAAGTTAATAAGTTTAAAGATAAAAAGCTTAAAaatgatccaaaaaaaaaaatttaccctaACTTTTAGTTCTCATCAAAGTGATACTTGTACGGTGCAATAACTAATAACTCGATCCAAATTTAAATTCTGCCACCCACATTGCTACCAAGCTTGTTGTTAGGCTTAAAAGCTATTTTtgtagagcattcacatcaagtGTGCTATGCCTAATGTCATTTTACTACATCAAAacctactttatcaattttagcaCATCATTTTACAGTACGTTGTATATCaggtattttattttaacattatactacattataaaaatatttttttttttttaaaaaacccagCTATTGTACTGTAGCAGTAAAAAATTGTACCATAGCAATTTTACAGTACAATTCTACTCGtacaaattgttaattaatttgaaacacCTCATGCTACAGTACAATTGTTGTTtaatagataattaaaaaaaattatttaattatacaGCATGCTATAGTACAATTCTATCAATACAATTGTACTGTAGCAAGTTTGCTAAAAATGCTAAGGGCCTATTTGGTAgaggagtttgagtaatgttatttgggtgtttttgatatacattTGGTTGAAATGTGTGTAAAATTgcttaaaatgtgaaaatgtgtgttagAACCACACAACCAAATAGGGCCTAAAACGTTTAGCATATGAAACACCTTAAGAGAAAGAAACTTATAATATTGTAACTGCTCATAGTTATTTTGGCCGATTGATTTTCCAATATGCTAGTTTCAACGATTCTTGTTCTAACAAGAATACTCATGATCATGAAGCCTCTAAAGTCATTTTGGATGTTTACAAAGGCTAATCGTATTATTGTAGGCGCCTTTATTTGATTTAATAGAGTTGTACTTtgtaggttaaaaaaaaataaaaaaaaaaactaattaatatatGGATCAAAATCTGGTTTAGCACCCCAAACTAAGAAGAAAACAGTGCGGGATGACGTAAAGTGGGAAAAATTATGCGGTAGTAAGTGCAAACAAACAAGttataaattacaataagaagTGAGAAACATCCGAAATATGAGTCAAGAGTGAAGACATGAGTCTGTAGGACTATGCGTGCACAAAGAGAGAAACGGCCAAAGCATAAAAGTCCATTATATCTCTTGTAACTTTTTCTCAGCGCACATCTGTAACTTGATCCAAAATATCGTCCATGTGCGTTGTCCATTTGAATTGGAAATGATAAGAGCtatagagagagggagaaagagacaGAGTGTGTGCCAAATGAAATGGTCCTTCTCTACCTCTTTTAACCTGGACTCTTGAGGTGACCCGTCCACCACACTTGCGACAATGTGGGTTCCTTATTGAACAAGCGTCAAGTTTACACAGGCCCTTCAAAATGGCCGCACTATTGTGGTGGCTTTTCGAACAACTaagagttttttaaaaaaaattaaattgaaattcaataagtctaaatagataataataattgaaaacaCAGAAAAGACAACATTACAAGACTCTGGCATGTgcgctatatatatatatatagtatttctAAGTTATAAGGTAGGTTTTATAATGattgctttttcttcttcttttttttcattagatTGATATGTCAATTGGTATTTTTAAGTAGATGAGTATTGAATTataaatctcttatttataaacaaaaaattttacaacttgaGTTAATTGAAATCTACATACTTAATATTTCTAATTTCATCTTAACACTAGTTTCACCATGATAGTGACATGAAATTTTAAGCCTATtccataaatatttattaaaaaatctaccAAAAGCGTTAGACTCTCATTCAGATTTCACTATTTACACAAGTTTTTATGTTATCATTattgttactatttttttttaataattctctTTCAAGTTAAAAGTCTTATACCATTCATATTTGGTATTCTAATTTTTGACTAAATTGCCCTTTTAAC from Castanea sativa cultivar Marrone di Chiusa Pesio chromosome 11, ASM4071231v1 harbors:
- the LOC142615471 gene encoding putative F-box/LRR-repeat protein 8 — translated: MGQASSCWADTAKCINKSYDISGNGKDLTQTLPDECLIHVLEKLCCHDRNTCSLVCKRWRLLDSKSRHRLSLHALSDISASLLQALLSRFSSVSILSLKCSRKHLSIDNHVLSLIPTLLPSLNKLKLRGCLDVSDDGLIAFSLHHPRFLTKVSFASCGFGVKGLISLLSNCHSLRDLTLKRLRKLDSHNVNALNFNLCQIQIERLCFKDLHNTRLFIPLLFSSKALKTLVVCRSSGNWDTVLETSLQGRTSSIFEIQMENVHMGDAGLSAISASCPDLQLLYLNRAPDCTDSGLNAIANSCRKLKKLHIDHAGSIGDDGVLSIASKCCQLQELVLMGLPVTLVSLNVLASSCPLLERMALCNTETIGDSEMAFIASKFCALKKLCIKTCPVSDSGIEAVGQGCPKLVKLKVKRCRGVTQKCVSRLKLLRTSLVVSVDAVWPKSFDEQGMVAMVNETETLPMPNTRMHRSTRTDVICSSRSASLLSSNLFGRRPN